The Rosa rugosa chromosome 1, drRosRugo1.1, whole genome shotgun sequence genomic sequence ccccaagtctttcatttcaaattctgcTGACAATGCACTCCacaactctcctcaagatcattaCCTGTCACCaccatgtcatccacataaataattaaagcaGTAACTTTACCCTtcttgtgatgccccggaaattcgtatttattttccgaggattttccggaattaattttatggttattggacggtttcgtggctcgtggacggagcggaaatatttcggacgaatttttattcaaaaagtgtggatttagggggttcaaggttgacttttgatacgttgggattctccaaaaacttccttcacgaaagtcgtagagcgcgtcgatacgagttcgtggacatgtggaacgcgataatcggagtttgtatgagaaagttatgagcgattgaaaatttgggaaatttgtataaataggaaaaattccGGGATTtttcatttaatcccaaaatttccctttttttctcttttctcccccggattctctccgttctctctcctcactccGTGCGACCCGACTGTGACCCGACCCTGACCCATCTCCGTTTTCCGGCCACCAGCAGCGGCAGACCCGGGCTGAACTGACTCGCCTCAATTTCCGCCGTCGACCCTTGGTGTTGGTTTCATCGGTGGAGCACCCCAGAAGGTGATTGAAGGCGGCCTCAGTTGTACGATCGGGATCCGACGGGTTTTCCGATTTCCGGCGACCTTCCGTTCGATTTCTTCACGGTTTTGGaatctcctcttcctcttgatcatcctcatacccgCCTTGAAGGGCGATTTTGTGTGTGGAGTGGAAGATCAAGGGTTGAAGATCAACGGTGCACAGTGAATCTGGAGCTTGATCAGACGGCGGCGATTGGTCGATCttgcaagcttgatctaggacggtctaggccgaaccagacttagctccaggtatgaaagttgctctaCTCTTCATGATGAACATTTCTAGATGGCTTGATTGTTGTGATTTTGAGTTTGGCCGGTGGCGGTGCACCACCggctgtggcggcgttccggccatgtattgAACAGTTTCAgattttatatatcatctactcgtcgatacgagcgtttcgatatataatacgcaatttCTCTAATGTTATGATAATCTTAATTTCTCATTCCATGCTCATTCTTATTacttatttttcttatttttaagAACATGAAGCAAAATCATAAGGACCGGATCTCATATTTGGACTTGTTTCCTGAATCAAATAGGAAAAAGATAAATGATTGTAGTTGTTTAGCCGATCTTCAAAGAGTGGAAGAGAGCAGAGGGATTAGATCATTAGAAGGATCATTCATTATCGGAGGTTTGGCAGGTTCTTAGCGTACAAACTAAATTGCTGACAAAggctttcttctttccttttttctttatcttttgGTGTTTGTCGAAAAGAACAGGAAATTACACaactaaaatgaaaaaaatacaTTTTCCAAGAAAGATATCAAAGAGTTTACCCATCACAGAAAAGCAAAAATAAAGACTCTGCCTCGACTCATAACCTTCCCATTTCTTTTACTGCacattttattcataaattgAAGTCGCAACGCCTAATAACCCATCATCGATGAcatctgttttcttttcttccgaCGCTATGTAAGCTCATGTAAATGGTGTTCTTCCCATCAATACTTCTTCAGCACCTAAGAGGAGTTCTTCAAAACCCACTCCACCAGGGTAGAAATAGCAAACCCTGTCGCAGCGCGTTTCTTATCACTCCAAACAGGCCCAGCCATGTCAATATGCATCCACTGAACCTTTTCATCAACAAACTGCAAAACCATAGTTTAAGTTAAATTCCACTGAAGACTTCTATTATATGCAAGACATGTTCATTTGGCAGCGGGAAACCATAACACAAGCATGAGGAATTATGCAACTTTTGTTGGTAATACACCCCATGTATATGTCAATATCACAGTCTGGATGTAGGCATTATATAAGAGTAGAAACAAACAGAGAAGCAGAAATACTTCTTGCTGTTTAAGTCGATAAAGCAATAAGCACAAAAGAAACCAAGAGAACAGAACAATAAAATCATATACCTGTTTCAAGAAGAGAGCTGCACTGATAGCACCACCTTGACGACCACCAGTGTTGACCATATCAGCTACTCCTGATTTCATTGATTCCCAATAACTCTCCTCCATTGGCATTCTCCAAAATTTCTccccacttatctccgaagctgcaAATACCTCCTTCGCGAGGTCATCGCTGGGTGTGAAGACACCTGAACGGAAAGTTTAAACAACAAATAAACAATCAGCCACTGGTTCAAATATTGAACACGAAGTACAAAGCAAACATTATAGAAAGAATGAAGAAATGCCACCAAACTAATGGTCCACTGAGATTCCAAACTAATGGTGGAGGACTATTAAGTCGTTAAGCAACTAACAACATATTAAATATCAATGCAACTTAAATTCAACTTATTGTTTAGTTTATTGTATACTGAGCTACTATCTCAATAGGAGACGAGAAATTGCATTTAAAAGGTTTGaagaatatgtatatatacctgCAATAGACGGTCCAAGGGCGACTATGCAGGCACCAGTCAAGGTGGCAAGGTCAACAATCTGCAGAATAGGATGATGTTAGCAGTACTAGAGACCTGTATCTAAGCAGGACTAAGTAGGCGTTCAACAGTTAAAACAGTAATAAGAGCATCCATTGTATGTGAATTTTGGTGGTGCAAATATAAATTATGCAAATCTTTGATTAATTGAAAAAGGTTAAAAAGGAAAAGCAGGCCAGCTTTATCTACATTGAACTCAAGTTTGACTACTTATCTATTTCAGCAACAAAAGTTAGCAACAAGAAAAACTCTCTTTCCATTTTGCATTAATGAACTCAGTCCCAAACCTACGTTAATTATAGACAATTAAGCCTTCCCTAAAATAGCAGAATTCTATCATTTATATCTGAAGAATGAACGACCAGTTGATGTGGGGAGGTTATGAATCCAATTTCTTCTCAGATAACTATCTGGTACTTAAAACTCACACCGATCGACCAATATTGCAGATACAAATAGGATAGTTATGATATATCACTGTAGAAAATACCTTGTCAACATCTTGATTACAAGCATATACCAATGCATCTGCCAAAGTCAGTCTGCCTTCAGCATCTGTGTTATTGACCTGCAAGCAGGAATAGAAGTAAACATAAAATTTTAGTTTACATAAATATGGGTCCTCTGCTTGTAGTACTATTACTGTCAACCTCTCATCAATAGTATGATGTGCATTTCTGACCACCACACAAACTGTACCTCAATGGTCTTTCCATTGGAAGCTGTGACAATGTCTCCAGGCCTCATACCTGTTCCACTAATCATATTCTCACAAGCTGCGACAATGAAATGAACCTGCACAACGAGACCCATTATTATCACTAATTTAATCTTGAAAATTGTAAAGTGAGGAAAAACATGTTGCAAGTAGGTCATGTATGCATTTCCCCCacaacacaaacacaaaaaaaattaatgattcACCTCTACACCAGAAGGTTTGATTTGACCAATGGCTTTTGCTGCACCTAATACAGCAGCTGAACCTCCCATATCAAACTTCATAAGCTCAATTGAACAGCCAGGTCCTGTCTTGATGTTGTAGCCACCACTGATAACATAAAAGATAGGAAAATAAAGACTGAGAGCCAGAAAAGTAATAAACAAATAAGAGCGTCATTGAAATAAAAGTTCAAAAAATACCAAACCACTTATAGGACTTCACAACATTTACAGGCATCTACTGTAAACTGATAATGCTATTCTTCTATTCCAagagttatgacttatgaggACTATAGGGTAAAAAATACATTGTTCGAAGTAAATCTGTAATCACCTGTCAAAAGTCAGACCTTTACCCACCAATGCTAATTTAAGCTTAGCAGGTCCACCAGGGGGTTTGTAGGTCAAGTGAATAAAATGTGGAGGATTTGCTGAGGCTGCAGCCACAGCCAAATAGGAACCCATTTTCAGATCTTTGCATTGCTCTTCATTCAATATCTTTGCAGAAAGAACATCACTGTATAAGGAAGCAATATTTGAGGCCTCTTCTGCTAGTTTCCCTGAAAACATAATGATCATCACATACAGTCAATACTGGAAATTACAAGTATGGCCCAGTAAAATGGCAACAGTAGAGCTAAAACGAACCAGGTGTGAGAACATTGGCAGGTGAATTCACGAGCTCTTTCCCAAGTATTATTCCAGCAGCAACATCTTGAGCATATTTGAGCTTCTTCTCTAGTTCAGGTCCAGTTCCAAGACCAAGAATGTCCACAGACT encodes the following:
- the LOC133708732 gene encoding leucine aminopeptidase 1-like — translated: MVASVVSLASSFIAVTSSSSPSYSSSFLTKLRHAPSLRLCFAVSPLRVKKHMAHTIARATLGLTQISPAFEAPKLTLATKEIDVTEWKGDLLAVGVTEKDLAKDQNSKFENPILKKLDSCLGGVLAEVSTEEDFTGKSGQSTVVRLPGLGSKRVGLFGLGQSASSTEAFKGLGEAAAAAAKTAQASDIAIVLASSEGLSAKSCTASAIASGAVLGIYEDNRYKSESKKPALKSVDILGLGTGPELEKKLKYAQDVAAGIILGKELVNSPANVLTPGKLAEEASNIASLYSDVLSAKILNEEQCKDLKMGSYLAVAAASANPPHFIHLTYKPPGGPAKLKLALVGKGLTFDSGGYNIKTGPGCSIELMKFDMGGSAAVLGAAKAIGQIKPSGVEVHFIVAACENMISGTGMRPGDIVTASNGKTIEVNNTDAEGRLTLADALVYACNQDVDKIVDLATLTGACIVALGPSIAGVFTPSDDLAKEVFAASEISGEKFWRMPMEESYWESMKSGVADMVNTGGRQGGAISAALFLKQFVDEKVQWMHIDMAGPVWSDKKRAATGFAISTLVEWVLKNSS